The Biomphalaria glabrata chromosome 7, xgBioGlab47.1, whole genome shotgun sequence region ACTACATTATTCAAAAATGTTACcgttaaatttgtttttctaattgtAAACAGATTCGGGAAAAGCTAATGAAGTTTGTTGGTACAAATTTTATCAAATATGATATAACCGATTATAagcattgttgttttttctgcaaaataattttatatttgttgtaggAACTATAGCCAGTGTTCCCTTAGCCTCTATAGCTAAATCCAGAACTGTATATAACTAGTCAGCATATGAATAACTTCCACATGTTACCTTGATCGAATATAAAATAACAGTAATAGTTGCGCTTTTCTGTTGACCCTgacctatttattttattgtacacATATGATTTGGATTTCTACGAATTCCACGAAATGCGCAATGGGGAAATGAAATACGTGAGGCGTGGTATGTTCGAGGGGACGTTATCTATACCTGGAATATAAACCATGTAGCCCAGAAACTGAAAGCATGTCGTTCTTTGGTATTGAAAACCCGGATATAAACCCAATCATCAGGCGTTGATATTGTAaagatgtaaaaatattttgttaatgtatTTCTCgagtttttatctttttaatcgGTAAAATGGCTTCCAACTCATGGGCGCCCGTTGCACCCCCTTGGATACTGAGTGGCcaaattctagccattttttcgcaccatcaaatcaattaacttttaagtagcaactgaataagtagtgcttccactggttaATGTAGTAGTAGATTAGCCTAGCCTAGGCGTATCAGGAATGGATGACCAATGTACGTGCATGCCTCTGAATTCTTATTAGCCACATTTTagccaatttttaaaatattttataatgaaatacatcttccagatctgttttgtttttattacgtagatgtagatttagtcagaatccaggggggtgcaagtgcaccaccatgtaccccccccccccctgcgggcgtccatgcattattgattcaagagtttaataaatgaatgttcaggaAATTGTTGCGCATCATCTTCTAAGTCAAAATCTAAAggtctatcattggaatattataatgTGTAGTAGTGCCtccactgaagtacagttgtaaagATATGCTATTATTGTAACTAGAATAGGCTAATTTTtagttcatgtccgaccatgtaCGACTTCTTCTAGGCTTGCAATTCTTTGCTCTATAAAGGGTGTCAATATTCTATAGCATGTTAGTcgtgggttagggttaggaaaggtcctggattgcagatgccttacacaacagtagtagaaagaagggtgaaagtacaaaggattggcctctttagtcacacaagaagttgcaaatggAAAAAATCGTCTCGAGACGTCAAATGCCACAAttactttttattaatatttaattaaggtctagaatattttgttttgcctAGGAGGAGAAATCCTTGCCAAGTTTCTTTCGATGTGATaaatgttctagtttctttgaacaaaagtaaaaagtGTAAATGTATTAACGTCTTGCGGTCGGTGTCAGCGCTCGATAAAACAGCAGGTGAAACACATCCACCAGTTTACAAaagaagagatacaagacagtTCTTCACATGCCAACGTCCaagtcaaaacgttgatttggaTCAACGAAGCAATGGAAGCAgcaagaaaccaaaaattcaTCATGAATTAACTGCATTTGCTGAGTATTTTAGTGAAGAAATTGTTGATATTACGGACACTGAGCAGATGTCTTTGAGTGTTCGTTTTGTTGATTGCGATTGTATTCGACTTCATTGGTTTAGTTCCTGTGGTTCAGAGAGATGCACTGCATGTGTCTAACGTCATTGTACAGTCTAGACATGGACGAAATACTCGGAAAAGGCTGGCCCTGATAGCTAGTATTCTTTTTTCTCAACTGTCCCTAGCGATAGCGttggtgctaaatttacctcATTTATGTGAGACACAATGAACTGAAAAATACGAATCCATTCGAGCTTTTAGTCTCAACTTAGAGATCCTTGACTGTTTGGCGGATCTTAAAATAACGACTGCAAGTGAAACCAAACAAACTGCAGACATGTGAACTAAATgtctcttctcttgtttctgatttgtcttttcattgtttttaattagtcatctgttcttgaactAGTTTCCACGGTGTTACAGTCTTTCCAGTTTAACATAGTGGCCGCTCAACAGCACATCCTTAATTgcataatcaaaaaccaacttgaccatCCTGGGGAACACATCAGAGATGTCATCTTGAGGAAGGAGAGACTGCTGGCAGAAAAACCTGATACCGGATATTGAATTGCTGCTGCCGAGAATTCGCAGTCAACAGACACACTTCGAAAAAACAACACATGTTTGGATTTCGggagttattacagaacacggCTTTACATTACATAACTTGATTCTTACATTTCTTCATTACGTCTCGCTTTTCGAGCAATAATAATGTtcagttcaacttgttttgtctTCATCCTAAAAGATGCAACGcaaagaagaatatcagaactgcAAGATAAGCGCTCATCGCcagcttgtccatcgcgacgaAAAGCAATGCATTAGTATTGACAGTTTAGGCAACCACAGTCAACGTTAACAGTTTATGTTCTGCTCGAACGTAGGGAAGCACGGGCCTCACGGATAAATCTAACAATGTTGTTCAGTGAATACTTTGTTCAcgtttttagtttcttttttttttcttaatttcatGAACAAGAAGTATTTACTGTGCACTTAATATCGATTAGGTATGAGGGCCCTAACAGAGggcagttcttttctttaatattacaacaagaAAGTTGAGactacgactttgagccatggGTGGCAGCTTGCAcccccctgcaaaaaatcctgcgggtGCCCATGTTTccaatatatttttcttattttatatataaacgaCTATTGCCTACATTGGtgacagaggcgtagtgagggaaAGCAAAGGGGGCACGATGCCACCCTCAGAGGGGcgaaaaaaaactaactaactAAATCTAACTAACATTTTCACATAGAAATGATTACTTATTGCATTACTTGAACTGCCTTGtgtgagtatatatatatatcttcgtTGCCCAACCATGCGGTACACCACGCAGCAGGCACGCTGAATCTCTAACCCTCGATttaaaagtcatggaaagattacgcttttatttctgcaagttggactagagttatcccacgtaaCTTTGGCGGAGACGGAGAGCGAGGCTCAGAAACAAAGAGGGGGGTTATGCTAATCCGCGGGTCGTCTCGTTTCCTTATTGTTGTCCGGATACACAAAAAAGCTTTCTATTTATTCGTTTGGTATGAATCTCTTCTATAGTGGCAATGATCCAGTATTTGAACCTTGCCCTGGACTAGGAAGTGTCCCATTCAGAAGTACTTTATGAAATGAACAGAGTATATTAACATGCCTACTAAAGTCctatcatatttttttgttaactacATGTTGATTCGTGTTGAGCAGCTGTTCAATACTATTAAGAAGTCGAATATCAACATGGTACGAACAAAGTTCTGTTCGTCTTGCTGCATTATGTTTGAATACAAACATGTTGGTTACTCTTCAATATGTAACACAGTGATGCTAATGTcaatgcaatttttcataaagTTCATGTATGCAGCGCTGAAGCAGGAGGTTTTTCCCCTGCATCTGAACACGAATGTACATCCCTGATTCTTGAAACAAAATCTACCTTAAAAACAGCTTACTTTTCACTCACAAGCattctttaaatatatttttttttgttgttgttgataaaattagatttttaaactgtttaacaatagattccattttttttttacagttcctCTTATCAGCTTTGAAACTCTTCATGGGTTCAGTATCCtaggacacggatctcgaaaacagtTTTAACGATTTTCTTATTTCACagtttatgtatttcttttggGAAAAAATAGCTGATTGGCCTCACAGGAAAAAATCTGGTTTAaccgtttacatttttttttcaaatataataaccataaatttaaatttggcctgCAGATGTGTATTTTGAACGCACGTCAGAGGGAATTCCCGATTATATCCACTAaagaattaaataaacaaatacacgTTAAAGGAACATATTGAGCACCGTTTTATATAGaacttatttatttagtatagttccatggcttaaaccaggggttctcaacctgtgggtggCGACCCATTTGAGGGGTCGATTGatgatttgtcaggggtcgcctaagaccatcgaaaatatggattgtatttagtgtattcttctattgctgtgtatgttatggggggggggggggtcgcggcagagtgggggttagtaaaaagggtcgccgagctttaaaggttgagaaccgctggctaAAACAAACTAGACTCTCCTATATTCCATACCATTGTTTTAATTACATCCAGTTTTCTAATCTAGGTTATTGTCTTCTTATGTTTTTAAGTCTGGATATCCGCCCAGTCTCAGTCAGTTTCCAGCTTTTAAACCCATGTAGAAAATGAAGCTAATAGACACTTGTAGGCATTGAAAATAATGCATTTTAGTTTCTTGAGCTCTAAAGTATAAGTGAGTTCTACTTCTAATGGCAACAGCTTTTTACACTTTAGCGTTAAAGACCAATACGTGACTTACAGGACTCACTTCATGTTTTGAAAATCAATTTTAGAAGAGTACAAGCTTTACACTATTGGCACAAAAGATGTTAATACATACACTTTTTTCTTTATCTCAACAGGTTAAAGTGTTTACTGCTGAGTGcttaaaaattatgaaaatgaaCATCCATTTCCTACAAGAGTTATTACTTGCTTTACTAATTGTGTCTACCGTCCATTGTGTTAGTAAAAATGACTTTGATTCCGCAGTGGCTGCGACTGCCAGAAAATGTCAGATCACATTTAAAGCCTGCCGTGAACAGATAGCTTCTTTGAACGAATActacaaaacaaatgaattcTGCAAAATGTTTTTGATTGGATACATTGACGATGTAGACCCGTTTGATTGCATGGTCAGTAATGGATTATGCACTAGCGATGAGTTTGACGAATTGATAGGCGTCGCTTGTGATGGCAACTTTAAGACGGATTTTTCCGACAGCGAGTATGAGAATTATTTCTATCACGCCATAGACTCCACGTCTGCCGGATGCCAGGATCAAGTATTGTTCTGCATAAATATATCTGTCGTAGCAACAGTGttgaaacaagaagagaaatTCTGTGCGTTGTTCGACCTGGATATCAACGGCATCAATTCTAGAACATGTCTGACTCAAGCCGGACACTGTTCTGTCGCGGAATTTCTTCTCTTAAAAACTGCTGCCTGTGACTTCAACGAAAAGACAGAGACGCAAGGAGTAAGTGACACACTCCTTATTACAAGCCAATCTTGCCAGTCGGCTATTGAGAACTGTACGGTTTTGAATCAGACAGCTTTTTCCTCAATACGTAACAAAGAATACTGTGAACCTATGGCTTCGAACACTGCTATGTCGTGTTTGGTTGGTTCTGACAAGTGCAGTGACTTTGAGTTTcagttattaaataatgaaGCTTGCGAGAATAGAGATGCTTTTTCTAAATTATCCTCTATGTGTATACATACTGTCGAAACTTGTGCCGCGATATCACCATTGGctcaatatttgtttaaaatagaagAATACTGTGATCTGTTTGAAATGAATTTTAATGGTGTTAGTGCCTATCAGTGTTTGGTCGAGATAGGGTTATGTACAGACTCAGAATATTACGCTCTACGTCTGGCAATGTGTGATGATCCTGGTTCTCAGTTTATACTCGATAACGCCCTCTTGTATGTTTTATTAAGGTTCGCGAGTAAGCCTTGTCAGAATAATGTTGTCGATTGCATTTTCAAATCGATTATTGCAACTCTTTTGAAAGCTGACAACCAGTATTGTCAGCTCATGACCTTTAGCACAAACAACAAAAACGCCAACACCTGTCTCCAAAACTGTTCCAGCACCGAACTAGACTACTTTCGTCGAGCGTCATGTGACACGTCACTGGCGCAGCTACAACCGTCAGCGTTTACAAAAGCCGTCATGTCGACCTCACAGCCGTGTAAAAATCAAATAGAAAACTGCGCTTTCGGCAGCAATTTGGCTTTCGCCTCGATTCAAGGTGGACAGTATTGCAAGATCATGAACAAATATCAGGCAGGGGCGGAGACCTACGCTTGTTTAGTTGGTAGCGGTGGGTGCACAGACAACGAATATCAGATTATGGAAGACGCAGCTTGCGACAATGAATAAATACATAGAACGAGTCTGGGAAACGGGAGAGGTTAATGTATATTTAAACTgaatattcattctctgatAATATGATGCTCttaataaaaaatcttaaacagatttttattaCCGTGTTaaattaaatgctttttttttttgtttttcattcatCAATTTTATTCGCTGATAAAACGAACTGTTaatgttgtgttgttgtttttttaaacttcatatTTACAAATTCAAATTCTCACATTATGTAAGACATGAACTTTTTTAATGCTACCATTTTAATAAACAGTTACAATAATTTCTCAAAACAAATAGATCTCTAGCGTACAATTAAAgacatttcaacttttataagatagaaataaataaagtaaaaacaaaattaagataaTCTTAGTGGTTCAAGGGCTCACATATATCAGTTCTTATCTTGTTTAAAtcgatagatagctagatagacagacagatggacgaACAGACAGGCATTAAATACAGTAGAAcaaagaactttttttaaagtgcttCCTGTGTGGCCTACTATTACTATTTATAGAGAGCGAAAGATGTTCCTAACATTTAaggtacatatttatttttttaaaaaagcttatatcattttGCATTTTATCAATGAACTTCGCACAGCCTAGGAGGTAGGCCTATCATTCCACAAATAGTTTATCGTATTAATATTGGCTGTGTACTGTATGTAAATGATGAGTTTAAAGCAATTCTCCTATTCGGTTGGAAATAGAAAAATTATATGGCATGGACCGAACCGCGCCGGAATGTTATAATTGTCACAAGGGATATATCAACCGACCCTGTCTATCTGTGTGGTAAAAACGTTTGTGCgtgtcatttctcccacacccaatctcggatcatgcTGAATATTTTACCTGACAGCACaagtatcaatttaaaaaaaaaattagtttccaactggtccagacaagtgataggatcatagagtattgagaaagctaaaggactaaatataattttttattcatcATTCTCGATATgatcattttttgttgttgttttttaattgttatggttgttgtttttgttttggtcacCATTtgtctgtatatttttttaagtcctCTTACTTATAGAAGCTGAAAAgattttcgttttgttttgtttggatgtattgattaattttgactttaaaacatttaatctCGGGGGGAGGGGGCAGGGAAGCAGTCACACAGAGAATAAGAGTGTGATAAATGTGCATTGGATTGTATGATTATTGACAAATCAGATAGAGGCATTTCATTGTAAATGAGTGATTTAATTAAATCTTTCGGCTCGCTGACTGGAATGTTGAGTGCCTTGTTTaatatttgttgaaatataCGAGAACCGAATTACATAAATAACACTCATTTAGTCACTGATCTAAAATAGAAGGTCAGTTTTCATTGATCACCAATACTTCATTGATTATTGATATTTCGTTTTCAGATATTATTTAAGATCAGCATTAACCTGTACAAAATGTACATTAGTTTTGAGATAAGCAATGTCTGTTAATTCTCATGGCACCTTATTCGaatcttattattttttactgcCCGAtgtaaattaaatcattatatata contains the following coding sequences:
- the LOC129927280 gene encoding uncharacterized protein LOC129927280 isoform X2, producing MKMNIHFLQELLLALLIVSTVHCVSKNDFDSAVAATARKCQITFKACREQIASLNEYYKTNEFCKMFLIGYIDDVDPFDCMVSNGLCTSDEFDELIGVACDGNFKTDFSDSEYENYFYHAIDSTSAGCQDQVLFCINISVVATVLKQEEKFCALFDLDINGINSRTCLTQAGHCSVAEFLLLKTAACDFNEKTETQGVSDTLLITSQSCQSAIENCTVLNQTAFSSIRNKEYCEPMASNTAMSCLVGSDKCSDFEFQLLNNEACENRDAFSKLSSMCIHTVETCAAISPLAQYLFKIEEYCDLFEMNFNGVSAYQCLVEIGLCTDSEYYALRLAMCDDPGSQFILDNALLYVLLRFASKPCQNNVVDCIFKSIIATLLKADNQYCQLMTFSTNNKNANTCLQNCSSTELDYFRRASCDTSLAQLQPSAFTKAVMSTSQPCKNQIENCAFGSNLAFASIQGGQYCKIMNKYQAGAETYACLVGSGGCTDNEYQIMEDAACDNE
- the LOC129927280 gene encoding uncharacterized protein LOC129927280 isoform X1, which translates into the protein MVKVFTAECLKIMKMNIHFLQELLLALLIVSTVHCVSKNDFDSAVAATARKCQITFKACREQIASLNEYYKTNEFCKMFLIGYIDDVDPFDCMVSNGLCTSDEFDELIGVACDGNFKTDFSDSEYENYFYHAIDSTSAGCQDQVLFCINISVVATVLKQEEKFCALFDLDINGINSRTCLTQAGHCSVAEFLLLKTAACDFNEKTETQGVSDTLLITSQSCQSAIENCTVLNQTAFSSIRNKEYCEPMASNTAMSCLVGSDKCSDFEFQLLNNEACENRDAFSKLSSMCIHTVETCAAISPLAQYLFKIEEYCDLFEMNFNGVSAYQCLVEIGLCTDSEYYALRLAMCDDPGSQFILDNALLYVLLRFASKPCQNNVVDCIFKSIIATLLKADNQYCQLMTFSTNNKNANTCLQNCSSTELDYFRRASCDTSLAQLQPSAFTKAVMSTSQPCKNQIENCAFGSNLAFASIQGGQYCKIMNKYQAGAETYACLVGSGGCTDNEYQIMEDAACDNE